A genomic segment from Polyangium mundeleinium encodes:
- a CDS encoding mandelate racemase/muconate lactonizing enzyme family protein encodes MKIERIELYYVKIPLSGDRPGFFDDRVVFEPNWIPGYHQIDLRLYLLRLVTDAGIDGVAAIPAMGRERESLGALLGAYLLGLNPLDMRLVNQRIEEFSILGMRNGWIDAAFWDLVGKVRREPLWKVLGGEGGFAVPYASLGSNHDHDPRVVADLVTERRNEGFAGVKIRVKSDELARMVDVVAAAREAAGDSMELMVDANLGWPTELLEKSPRWDEDFAARFAEAITPYRPSWLEEPLHRADHEGLARLRKRSTIPIAGGEITPSWREFRSMLDAGSLDIYQPDAVLAGGTYAGGVSVVRWLVREIRRRNAARGPETRPLRYSPHTWTNGLGFAVNLHLFGLLPQEERGLLELPHDLHWQMPQWARFLRNGFSRDAEGRIRIPDEPGLGVEIDWDVIARFGKRIDVVTKASLAAWTVLDHGWREAVYLRNKKREVEDRSALAEFELPEPPF; translated from the coding sequence ATGAAGATCGAGCGGATCGAGCTCTACTACGTCAAGATCCCGCTCTCCGGCGACCGGCCGGGGTTCTTCGACGATCGGGTCGTCTTCGAGCCGAACTGGATCCCCGGCTACCACCAGATCGACCTGCGCTTGTACCTCCTGCGCCTCGTGACCGACGCGGGAATCGACGGCGTCGCGGCGATCCCCGCGATGGGCCGCGAGCGCGAGTCGCTCGGCGCCTTGCTCGGCGCCTACCTGCTCGGATTGAACCCGCTCGACATGCGGCTCGTGAACCAGCGCATCGAGGAGTTCTCGATCCTCGGCATGCGCAATGGATGGATCGACGCGGCGTTCTGGGATCTCGTCGGCAAGGTTCGTCGTGAACCGTTATGGAAGGTCCTCGGCGGCGAGGGCGGCTTCGCCGTCCCGTATGCCTCGCTCGGATCGAACCACGACCACGACCCGCGCGTCGTGGCCGATCTCGTCACGGAGCGCCGCAACGAGGGGTTTGCCGGCGTCAAGATCCGCGTAAAGAGCGACGAGCTCGCGCGGATGGTCGACGTCGTCGCGGCCGCGCGGGAGGCGGCGGGGGATTCGATGGAGCTCATGGTCGACGCCAATCTCGGCTGGCCCACGGAGCTCCTCGAAAAAAGCCCGCGCTGGGACGAGGATTTCGCAGCGCGCTTCGCCGAGGCGATCACGCCGTATCGGCCGTCGTGGCTCGAAGAGCCGCTCCACCGGGCCGATCACGAGGGGCTCGCGCGGCTCCGCAAGCGCTCGACGATCCCGATCGCGGGCGGCGAGATCACGCCCTCGTGGCGCGAATTCCGGTCGATGCTCGACGCGGGGAGCCTCGACATCTACCAGCCCGACGCGGTGCTCGCGGGCGGCACGTATGCGGGCGGCGTGAGCGTCGTCCGCTGGCTCGTGCGCGAGATCCGGCGGCGCAACGCCGCGCGCGGCCCGGAGACCCGGCCGCTCCGATACTCGCCGCATACGTGGACGAACGGCCTCGGCTTCGCGGTGAACCTCCACCTCTTCGGCCTGCTCCCGCAGGAGGAGCGAGGCCTCCTCGAGCTGCCTCACGACCTCCACTGGCAGATGCCGCAATGGGCAAGGTTCCTCCGCAATGGCTTTTCGCGGGACGCCGAGGGCCGCATCCGGATCCCGGACGAGCCGGGGCTCGGCGTGGAGATCGACTGGGATGTGATCGCGCGCTTCGGCAAGCGGATCGACGTGGTCACGAAAGCGAGCCTCGCGGCCTGGACCGTGCTTGATCACGGCTGGCGCGAGGCGGTGTATCTGCGCAACAAGAAACGCGAGGTCGAGGACCGCAGCGCGCTCGCCGAGTTCGAGCTTCCCGAGCCGCCCTTCTGA
- a CDS encoding PAS domain S-box protein, protein MTDRKNDPPSLKSEKSPWDILYRYGVAIAVTAGTVALCMSLQAVIDTPALLLLLILAVTAAAHGGFGPGLVATGMAALAGMVLLRPLEGLAVALFVAVGLVLCTLGECIHRSFAASRRGNAVLERRILERTAELESLFLHAPVGFAFFDREGRFLRVNEWLAAINGLPVEAHLGRPPHEVLPHITVTTALHDVFRTGEPIAHLEISGETPARPGETRHWLDAIFPVHGPEGTVASVGAVILEVTEMKRATEQARARARQQAAVAALGHMALVERDVQRVMNRAAELVAETLEIDLCEVLELLPGGKRLLLRAGVGWATGLVGHATVGTDDRSQAGYTLRSNGPVVVEDLRTEPRFHGPPLLHDHGVLSGMSVTIAGEPDRPYGVLGAFTRRKRIFTRDDITFLESIAILLAASLRQGQVERALREGEERYRLLVEGVRDYAIYMLDPEGRVESWNAGAERLKGYTAEEVIGQHFSQFYPAEDVAQGKPERSLILAARHGRFEEEGFHVRKDGTRFWANVVLTALRDETGALRGFSNMTRDVTERKQAVEAARNAAARLRAIVETAVDGIITIDDRGTIESTNPASERMLGYGADELVGRNIKTIMPEPYRSGHDTYLANYLRTGVRKVIGIGRKVRGRRKDGSEFPLELAVSEFFVGERRLFAGVIRDITEREAAEAEHEWLLGSERAARSEAERANRMKDEFLATMSHELRTPLTPILGWIELLRTSQQAPQNLEKGLSVIERNARLQLQLISDLLDVSRIVSGKLRLNVQRVDLPKVIDSAIESVRHAAEVKGIAIQATYEPMDTTVMGDPDRLQQIVWNLVANAIKFTPKKGRVEIRLSRTNAYFRLAVTDTGQGIALEFLPLLFDRFRQADSSTSRRHGGLGLGLSIVKHLVELHGGCVHAESAGLGKGATFVVDLPTMPAIAHGPENDTLPLLWPNLSRAPVADTTSLEGIRVLVVDDEPDARELVERLLEDRRAKVITAASAFEALDLLNNPENEPDVMVSDLGMPGMDGFALIREVRARGTTGLGDLPAVAVTAFARPEDKARSLEAGYDAHVTKPIDPLGFVATVAQLTRRKRAVS, encoded by the coding sequence ATGACGGATCGGAAAAACGACCCGCCGTCGTTGAAATCGGAAAAATCCCCTTGGGACATTCTGTACCGTTACGGCGTCGCCATCGCCGTGACCGCGGGAACCGTGGCGCTCTGCATGAGCTTGCAGGCCGTCATCGACACGCCTGCGCTCCTGCTCCTGCTCATCCTCGCGGTGACCGCCGCCGCGCACGGCGGCTTTGGCCCCGGGCTCGTCGCGACGGGGATGGCAGCCCTCGCCGGCATGGTTCTCCTCAGGCCGCTCGAAGGCCTCGCCGTCGCTTTGTTCGTCGCGGTCGGCCTCGTGCTTTGCACCCTCGGTGAATGCATCCACCGTTCCTTCGCGGCGAGCCGCCGCGGGAACGCCGTCCTCGAGCGTCGGATCCTCGAACGCACGGCCGAGCTCGAATCCCTGTTCTTGCACGCGCCGGTGGGCTTCGCCTTTTTTGATCGGGAGGGTCGGTTTCTCCGCGTCAACGAGTGGCTCGCCGCGATCAATGGCCTGCCCGTCGAGGCCCACCTCGGCCGCCCCCCGCACGAGGTCCTGCCCCACATCACCGTCACCACGGCGCTGCACGATGTCTTTCGGACGGGCGAGCCGATCGCGCACCTGGAAATCAGCGGCGAGACCCCGGCCCGGCCTGGCGAAACCAGGCATTGGCTGGACGCGATTTTCCCGGTGCATGGGCCCGAGGGGACGGTCGCCTCGGTCGGCGCCGTCATCCTGGAGGTCACCGAAATGAAGCGGGCCACCGAGCAGGCGCGGGCGCGGGCGCGCCAGCAGGCGGCCGTGGCCGCGCTCGGGCACATGGCGCTCGTGGAGAGGGACGTCCAGCGCGTCATGAATCGCGCCGCCGAGCTCGTCGCCGAGACGCTCGAAATCGACCTGTGTGAGGTCCTGGAATTGTTGCCCGGGGGAAAACGCCTCCTGCTCCGCGCCGGCGTCGGGTGGGCGACGGGCCTCGTCGGGCACGCCACGGTGGGGACCGACGATCGCTCCCAGGCAGGCTATACGCTGCGATCAAACGGGCCCGTGGTCGTGGAGGACCTCCGGACCGAGCCGCGCTTCCACGGGCCTCCGCTCTTGCACGATCACGGCGTCCTCAGCGGGATGAGCGTGACGATCGCCGGCGAGCCAGATCGACCTTATGGCGTGCTCGGCGCGTTCACGCGGCGAAAGCGGATCTTCACCCGCGACGACATCACCTTCCTCGAATCCATCGCGATCCTCCTGGCGGCCTCGCTGCGGCAGGGGCAGGTCGAGCGGGCGCTGCGCGAGGGCGAGGAGCGGTATCGCCTGCTCGTCGAGGGCGTGCGTGATTACGCGATTTACATGCTCGACCCCGAAGGTCGCGTGGAGAGCTGGAATGCCGGTGCGGAGCGGCTCAAGGGATACACGGCCGAGGAGGTCATCGGCCAGCATTTCTCCCAGTTCTACCCCGCCGAGGACGTCGCCCAGGGCAAACCGGAGCGTTCGCTCATCCTGGCGGCGAGGCACGGGCGTTTCGAGGAGGAGGGATTTCACGTTCGCAAGGACGGCACGCGTTTCTGGGCGAACGTCGTGCTGACGGCCCTGCGGGACGAGACCGGCGCCCTCCGCGGATTCTCCAACATGACGCGCGACGTGACCGAACGAAAGCAGGCCGTCGAGGCGGCGCGGAACGCCGCGGCGCGCCTCCGGGCCATCGTGGAGACCGCCGTCGACGGGATCATCACCATCGACGACCGCGGCACGATCGAGTCCACGAATCCCGCATCCGAACGAATGCTCGGTTATGGCGCGGACGAGCTCGTCGGCCGGAACATCAAGACGATCATGCCCGAGCCGTACCGGAGCGGGCACGACACCTACCTTGCGAATTACCTGCGCACGGGCGTACGAAAGGTCATCGGCATCGGGCGCAAGGTGCGCGGGCGGCGCAAGGACGGCTCGGAGTTCCCCCTGGAGCTGGCCGTCAGCGAGTTTTTCGTGGGCGAGCGGAGGCTCTTCGCGGGCGTCATCCGCGACATCACCGAGCGGGAGGCGGCGGAGGCGGAGCACGAATGGCTGCTCGGCAGCGAGCGGGCTGCGCGAAGCGAGGCCGAGCGGGCCAACCGGATGAAGGACGAGTTTTTGGCCACGATGTCGCACGAGCTCCGGACGCCGCTGACCCCCATCCTCGGCTGGATCGAGCTCCTCCGCACCTCGCAGCAGGCGCCGCAGAACCTGGAAAAGGGTTTGTCGGTCATCGAGCGCAACGCACGCCTGCAATTGCAGCTCATCTCGGACCTGCTCGACGTGAGCCGGATCGTCTCCGGAAAACTTCGCCTCAACGTGCAGCGCGTCGATCTGCCGAAGGTGATCGACTCGGCCATCGAGTCCGTTCGTCACGCCGCCGAGGTGAAGGGCATCGCGATTCAAGCCACGTACGAGCCGATGGACACGACCGTAATGGGCGACCCGGATCGCCTGCAGCAGATCGTGTGGAACCTCGTCGCGAACGCGATCAAATTCACGCCCAAGAAGGGCCGCGTGGAGATCCGACTTTCCCGGACGAACGCCTATTTCCGGCTCGCGGTCACGGATACGGGACAGGGGATCGCGCTGGAGTTTCTCCCGCTCCTCTTCGATCGTTTCCGCCAGGCCGATTCGTCCACGTCACGCCGCCATGGCGGGCTCGGCCTCGGGCTTTCCATCGTCAAGCATCTGGTCGAGCTTCACGGCGGGTGCGTGCACGCGGAGAGCGCGGGGCTCGGAAAAGGCGCGACGTTCGTGGTCGACCTCCCGACGATGCCCGCGATCGCCCACGGTCCCGAGAACGACACGCTCCCGCTGCTCTGGCCGAACCTCTCTCGCGCGCCCGTCGCCGACACGACGAGCCTCGAAGGCATTCGTGTCCTCGTCGTGGACGACGAGCCGGACGCGCGGGAGCTCGTCGAGCGATTGCTGGAGGATCGCCGGGCGAAGGTCATCACGGCGGCCTCGGCATTCGAGGCCCTCGATCTGCTGAACAACCCGGAGAACGAGCCGGACGTCATGGTGAGCGATCTCGGGATGCCCGGAATGGACGGATTCGCCCTCATTCGCGAGGTGCGCGCGCGCGGCACCACGGGGCTCGGCGACCTGCCCGCCGTGGCGGTGACGGCCTTCGCGCGCCCCGAGGACAAGGCCCGATCCCTCGAAGCCGGCTACGACGCGCACGTGACGAAGCCGATCGATCCGCTCGGGTTCGTCGCGACCGTGGCGCAATTGACGAGGCGCAAACGGGCGGTGTCGTAA
- a CDS encoding glycoside hydrolase family 9 protein, with amino-acid sequence MRRLLLASIPALSLTVLAACDSGETSNTSANTGGGGAGATGGMGGTGATGGMGSTGGPGGTGGIGGSGGDGGMVGSGGSGGIGGSGGSGGIGGSGGAGGAGGIGGSGGMGGSGGSGGDGGSGGGMPPVKPPVSPYIVVDQFGYLPAGQKVAVIRDPQNGFDAAESFSPGGTYALVNAQTGAQVLTGAPAAWKNGMVDASSGDRAWHFDFSSVQTTGTYYVHDTGNDRRSHEFRIATNVYRDVLKAAVRTFFYQRAGVAKSAAHAGAGWADGASHVGPGQDKNARRYNAPNDASTERDLSGGWYDAGDYNKYTNWHARYVTSLLMAYDESKAAFTDDYGIPESGNGVPDVVDEAKFGMDWLIKMQNANGSVLSIVGLAHASPPSAATGPSRYGTASTSATLSAAAAFAYGSIVFRSLGGAFTAYADDLVARAENAWTWANANPNVTFNNNDSANGSQGLGAGQQETDDYGRLSRKVEAAAYLFHATNKATYRQFFDSNYAQIHLLQWNFAYPFEAEQQDALLYYTKVQGATQSVVTAIRNAYNGAMNGNENFGAINGESDPYRAYLKDYVWGSNGTKSHQGNMYQDIIVYGLDPAKNTAAERAAARYIHYIHGTNPLGLVYLSNMAAVGAENSANEFYHAWFENGNAQWDRVGMSTYGPAPGFLTGGPNPSYDWDGCCPNNCGSAQNNAVCTSETVTPPKGQPAQKSYKDFNTSWPLNSWSVTENSNGYQVAYIRLLSKFVK; translated from the coding sequence ATGAGACGTTTGCTCTTGGCTTCGATTCCCGCGCTTTCCCTCACCGTGCTCGCTGCCTGCGACAGCGGCGAGACCTCGAATACGTCGGCAAACACGGGCGGCGGAGGCGCGGGCGCCACCGGCGGCATGGGCGGCACGGGCGCCACCGGCGGCATGGGCAGCACCGGCGGGCCCGGGGGCACGGGCGGTATCGGTGGGTCGGGCGGCGACGGTGGAATGGTTGGCTCTGGCGGTTCCGGCGGCATCGGTGGGTCCGGCGGCTCCGGTGGAATCGGCGGTTCCGGCGGCGCCGGCGGCGCCGGGGGAATCGGCGGTTCCGGCGGGATGGGCGGCTCCGGTGGCTCCGGCGGCGACGGCGGCAGTGGTGGCGGAATGCCCCCGGTCAAGCCGCCCGTGAGCCCCTACATCGTCGTCGATCAATTCGGATACTTGCCGGCTGGGCAGAAAGTTGCGGTCATCCGGGATCCTCAGAATGGATTCGACGCCGCGGAGTCGTTCTCTCCTGGGGGCACGTACGCGCTCGTGAACGCGCAGACGGGCGCGCAGGTCCTCACGGGCGCCCCGGCGGCGTGGAAGAATGGAATGGTCGACGCCTCCTCGGGCGATCGGGCCTGGCATTTCGATTTCTCGTCCGTGCAGACCACGGGCACCTATTACGTGCACGACACGGGCAACGACCGGCGCTCCCACGAGTTCCGGATCGCGACGAACGTCTACCGGGACGTGCTGAAGGCCGCGGTGCGCACGTTCTTCTACCAGCGCGCGGGGGTCGCGAAGTCGGCAGCGCACGCGGGCGCGGGCTGGGCCGACGGCGCGAGCCACGTGGGCCCGGGGCAAGACAAGAACGCCCGGCGTTACAATGCGCCGAACGACGCGTCGACGGAGCGGGATCTCTCCGGCGGCTGGTACGACGCGGGCGATTACAACAAGTACACGAACTGGCACGCGCGGTACGTGACGAGCCTGCTCATGGCCTACGACGAGTCGAAGGCCGCGTTCACCGACGATTACGGCATCCCCGAGTCGGGCAACGGCGTCCCCGACGTCGTGGACGAGGCGAAGTTCGGCATGGACTGGCTCATCAAGATGCAAAACGCGAACGGCTCCGTGCTGAGCATCGTGGGCCTCGCGCACGCGAGCCCGCCCTCCGCGGCGACGGGCCCGAGCCGGTATGGCACGGCGAGCACCTCGGCCACGCTGAGCGCTGCCGCGGCCTTCGCGTATGGCTCGATCGTCTTCCGCTCGCTCGGCGGCGCATTCACGGCGTACGCCGACGACCTCGTCGCGCGGGCCGAGAATGCTTGGACCTGGGCGAACGCGAACCCGAACGTCACCTTCAACAACAACGACAGCGCGAACGGCTCGCAGGGCCTCGGCGCGGGCCAGCAGGAGACGGACGATTACGGCCGGCTCTCCCGGAAGGTCGAAGCCGCCGCGTATCTCTTCCACGCGACGAACAAGGCGACCTACCGCCAGTTCTTCGATTCGAACTACGCGCAGATCCACCTGCTCCAGTGGAACTTCGCCTACCCGTTCGAGGCCGAGCAGCAGGACGCGCTGCTGTATTACACGAAGGTGCAGGGCGCCACGCAGTCCGTCGTGACGGCCATCCGGAACGCCTACAACGGCGCGATGAACGGGAACGAAAACTTCGGGGCGATCAACGGCGAGTCCGATCCGTACCGCGCGTACCTGAAGGATTACGTGTGGGGGAGCAACGGGACGAAGTCGCACCAGGGCAACATGTACCAGGACATCATCGTCTACGGGCTCGACCCGGCGAAAAACACGGCCGCGGAGCGGGCCGCGGCGCGCTACATCCATTACATCCACGGAACGAACCCGCTCGGGCTCGTGTACCTCTCGAACATGGCCGCCGTCGGCGCGGAGAACAGCGCGAACGAGTTCTACCACGCGTGGTTCGAGAATGGGAACGCGCAATGGGATCGCGTGGGCATGTCGACGTACGGGCCGGCCCCGGGCTTTTTGACGGGCGGCCCGAACCCGAGCTACGACTGGGATGGGTGCTGCCCGAACAACTGCGGCAGCGCGCAGAACAACGCCGTCTGCACCTCGGAGACGGTCACGCCGCCGAAGGGACAACCGGCGCAGAAGTCGTACAAGGACTTCAACACGAGCTGGCCGCTGAACTCGTGGTCCGTCACCGAGAACTCGAACGGCTACCAGGTGGCGTACATCCGGCTGCTCTCGAAGTTCGTGAAGTAA
- the thpR gene encoding RNA 2',3'-cyclic phosphodiesterase, which produces MTDVTQGTRRLFIAVDPGEACHARIATAVDRARTHAPRARWVRTEGIHVTLVFLGAVAEALVPAVVATMEDVAVRHAPFTLRFEGAGCFGGRKPRVLWIPVAGDVPALGLVQKELSEGLTEVGYVPEERLFSPHLTLARAGFGGTDAGLWAAARSLAAESFGEVEVREIVLYESVLSAAGAHYKAVARLLLGGVPAPLH; this is translated from the coding sequence GTGACTGACGTGACCCAGGGGACGAGGCGCCTCTTCATCGCCGTCGACCCCGGCGAGGCCTGCCACGCGCGCATCGCCACAGCCGTGGACCGGGCGCGCACGCACGCCCCGCGGGCGCGCTGGGTGCGGACCGAGGGCATCCACGTGACGCTCGTCTTCCTCGGCGCGGTGGCCGAAGCGCTCGTCCCCGCGGTCGTGGCGACGATGGAAGACGTCGCGGTCCGGCACGCGCCGTTCACGCTGCGATTCGAGGGCGCCGGGTGTTTCGGCGGGCGAAAGCCGCGGGTTTTGTGGATCCCCGTCGCGGGGGACGTGCCGGCGCTCGGGCTCGTGCAAAAGGAGCTCTCGGAGGGGCTCACGGAGGTCGGGTACGTGCCCGAGGAACGGCTCTTTTCGCCGCACCTCACCCTGGCCCGCGCCGGCTTCGGCGGCACGGACGCGGGGCTCTGGGCAGCGGCGCGCTCGCTCGCGGCCGAATCCTTCGGCGAGGTGGAGGTGCGGGAGATCGTGCTTTACGAGAGCGTGCTTTCGGCGGCCGGCGCGCATTACAAGGCCGTCGCGCGATTGCTCCTCGGCGGGGTGCCTGCGCCGCTCCATTGA
- a CDS encoding secondary thiamine-phosphate synthase enzyme YjbQ: protein MRSVTEYLWFETKQRRELVNITDRVETIVSGSGIAEGMVLVSAMHITAGVFVNDHEPGLWEDIWSWLQTLAPAGPDYKHHRTGEDNGDAHLKSILVHHQVIVPITKGKLDLGPWQQIFYAEFDGQRRKRLVVKAMGE, encoded by the coding sequence ATGCGATCCGTCACCGAATACCTCTGGTTCGAGACCAAGCAAAGGCGCGAGCTCGTCAACATCACCGATCGCGTCGAGACGATCGTCTCCGGCAGCGGCATCGCCGAGGGCATGGTCCTCGTCAGCGCGATGCACATCACGGCAGGCGTCTTCGTGAACGACCACGAGCCCGGGCTCTGGGAGGACATCTGGTCGTGGCTGCAAACGCTCGCCCCGGCCGGCCCCGATTACAAGCACCACCGGACCGGCGAGGACAACGGCGACGCGCACCTCAAGTCGATCCTCGTCCACCACCAGGTGATCGTCCCCATCACGAAAGGCAAACTCGACCTCGGCCCCTGGCAGCAAATCTTTTACGCCGAGTTCGACGGCCAGCGGCGCAAGCGCCTGGTGGTCAAGGCCATGGGGGAATGA